In the Diceros bicornis minor isolate mBicDic1 chromosome X, mDicBic1.mat.cur, whole genome shotgun sequence genome, CAAGGGACAGGATTGTGaccatctgtgtgtcttttccACTCCCAAGGTCATCGGTGAGAGTGACTGAGGCAGACTGTGTGTGTGGTTGGTTGTGAAAGCTCACTTTGGCTGGAAAGCCCATTGCAGGGGGCTGGACCGGGGGTGCAGGGCTGGGGCCCCTCTGAGCAGCCTTGGTGCAGAGCATATGATCCATGAGGGTGGTCAGCTGGGGAGCAGGGTCCCCGGCAGGCCAGACAGTGCACACCTCACTTCTTGGTCCCTGCGGGCATGTCCAGGGCCTATCACCCCTGCCCCGGCCACTTCCACCCCCCCGTTTTGGcccctgtccttccttccttctttccttggtTTTGAGGTCAGGGGCCAGGTGTGGGGTTGGAACACCTGCTGGGCCTCTGGCTTCTCTTCTTGCGGAACTCGAACTCATCCACGGTCCACACAGCCCCCTTCTCACTCTCCACCCGCACGAAGCACTTGTGCAGGCTCAGGTTGTGGCGGATGGCGTTCTGTGGAGGGAGGACCAGCCAGCCAGGCCGGGGCGGGGAAGCGGGCAGGCAGTCATCCTCTGAGGTCAGCAGTCCCCACCAAAAACCGACCTCCTGCCCCTACCCAGCATGCCTGCAAGCCCAGCTCCAGGCCCACCCAGCTTGGCCCAGCACCGTGAAGGCCTCTGAGGCCCTCCTAGGTACAGCCACCTACAGAGGAGCTCACCTTCCAGGTGGCAGGGTGGTTTCTGAAGAAGGCAAACATGCGTGTGAACCAGTGATAGATCTCGTTGAGTGTCCGCTGCTTCTCAGGAGCCTCCAAGATGGCCTGGAGGTTAGGGGGTGGGGGGGTAAGGGGGCTGCTCCCCCAAAGTCGGGACGAGAGCGGCAGTATCCCGCCCTGGGCCATCTTACATGGGGTGGAAttgtgggggcaggggaagggagggagggagatggtgTGGGGTCAGAGACAGGGTTAGAAGTGGGGTGAGAGTGGGGCCAGGATAGGGTTAGGTAAAGGACCAGGGCTGAGGTTGGAGTGGGGTCTGGTTAAGGGTTAGGGCTGGAGTTAGGTTACAGGTCTGGGATAGAGCTGGAGTTGGGGGTCTCTGTAGGGATGAGGTTTCAGAGTTTGGAAGGTTAAGGGCCAGGAGTGGGATCAAGTTATAGATTTGGAAGGGGTAGGGGCCAGGCAGAGTTCAAAGTCAGGGAAGGGGTTGGTTAAAGGTCAGGCTAGGGATGGACTAGGGTGAGTTGAGGGTCGAGGGATGAGATGGCATTAGTTCAGGAGTCAGAGATGGGCCTAGTTATCTAGCTACTTTATGTGTCAGGGATGTGGTTAGGTTCAGGGTCAAGAATGAGGTTAGTTGTGGTGAAGTTAAGGTTAGCTGTTTGTGGTCGTTAAGGGGCACGGCGGGGGTTAGGTGTGGAGTGAGGCCAAGGGTCAGGGAATTTGATCTATTTCAATTTAAGATTGGGGTTAAGTCCAAGGTCGGTGGTTATGGCTGCAATGAGGTTCCGGGTCAGGGTGGGCCTCGGTAGGGGAATGTGTGGCATTGTGTAGGAATTAGGTGTGGGCCTAGGATGAAGGTCCGGGCGGGCTCTGGTGAAGGTTCTGGGAAGGCATTAGGGAGATTCAGATGAAGGGGATGGGATGGGGTGAGGTTAAGGGTCAGGTGTTACAAGGAAGGAGTTAGGGATGGAATCCAGCTGGGGGATGTGTTGACATGCTGGGGAAGGAGTTAGGGTAATACCTGAGGTGGGTTTAGGGCCAGGGGCAGAAATCAGGTTCATTTTCGGGCTATTTATAGGTCCAGGAGGGGGTTAAGCATGAAGTTGAGATGGACATCAGGAAAGGGGTGGGTTTAGGGCCAGAATCTGGCTTGCACTGGCCTGGATGGTGGTTTAGGTTTGGGTTCCGGGGCAGGTGGAGGGTAAAGCCAGCATGGGGGATCACATCTGAAGCTATGGGTTTGTTCATGCAGGAGCCTGCCCTGGGGGGGTGGTCAGAGGGGGGCTGGGAGTTTGGGAGGCAGGTCCCCAccccctctttctcttccttctccgtGGCCTGAGCTGCCCTGCTTACCCAGCGGATGAGGGTGGCATAGGTGAAAGGGGGCCGCATGTTGTGGAACTTGAAGTAGTCCATGTTGTGGAAGAACTCTgttggtgggggcggggggagaatCAGGCCCCATCTCGGAACTCctcgctccctcccctcccctccgctcTACAACATCCTGTCTGCACGCCTGAAATCCCACTGTTAACACCAGTTTCCATGTCACGGGTATTGTTTGCTGAGCACTAGACATAAATTGTATCATTTACTTTTTGCACCTCTCCCACCAAAATGGGGCTTATTCTCCCCAAAGTTTAAAAGAAGTGAAGTAACTTGCACACCAAAGGGATGTAACTGGTtaagtggctgagccaggatGACACTCGAGGGTCCTGATCCCTGTTAAGCCCACAGGCCAGGCCTTGCAGGTAGTAGGGGACTGGTGAGCTCGGGTGAATCACCCTACTTTACCTGCGGGGGAAGGGAGAGTCCCTGGGAATTACTTAGCTAGTTCCCTCCCTTCTGATGACCAAATGGAATAGCTGAAGCCCAGGGTGAATGAACCCCAAACCCCAGGGGACATAGGGTCAACAGCTGAGACCATAATGGGGGCTTGCAGGCCAGGGAAATCCTGAGAAGAAGCTTTTGCAAGCAGATGCGTTTTCCCAAAGGCTGGGTGGCAGGTGGGGAAGAGCAGTATGGAGCTCCTTTCTGTCCCCCCACCCAGTGCCATTCAGGGGGATTAGGGGCTTGGGGGGACCGTGTAGTGCGTGGACCATCCTTACCCGGGAACGTGCTGTTTCCATGGCTGCCCCAGAGGTGCCTCCGCACAGCAAACAGGCCATCAGGGGCCTCCTGGGGGCCGGGCCAGGCTGGGACGGTGGTGCCCGGGGTGCCAGTGGCCACGATGCGGCAGGAGCCCTTGTCAGATGATGCCTgcgggaggagggagaggctggTGACCCAGAGGCTTAAACTTTccactgtaattttattttatttatttgttttttttttgtgaggaagattggccctgagcgaacatctgccaatcctcctctttttttgctgaggaagactggccctgggctaacatccatgcccatcttcctctagtttatatgggacgccaccacagcatggcttgccaaacagtgtgtcggtgcgtgcccgggatccaaactggcgaaccccgggccgctgcagcagagtgcacacacttaaccgcttgcgccacctggccggcccctccactgtaattttaaataagtaactttttaaaagcaGGGGTGCCCTGTTCTCAATTCTAGTCTGATGTGGAACCCCACGAAGCAGCATAAGCCATATTTGTTAGACTGCGGGTGTGGACACTAGCTTGTGTGGCGCACTGATGCTGCGGCCACAAGCTGGGGCTGAACTGGGCTCCTCTACTACCtaactgtgaccttgggaaagtcacctaAGCCTCCCTGGCcttgattttcctcatctgtgaactgGGGATGATAGCAATACCTCACTGTGGcatcatgaggattaaataaattaacaccTGCCAAGTGCTCAGAAATGGTGTCTGGCACCCAGGCCGGCTTCATGGGTGTGTGACCTGTGCAGTTGCACCGGGCCCCACACTTTGTTTAATGCACTGCGGACCTTATCTTGAAATCTGAGCCCTGCAtattcattttgcactgggccctgtgCATTATATAGCAGGTCCTACCAGCAGCACATGGTCTGCATTCAGTGTCTTGGGCTATTTGCTGTTGCTTTGAAAACTCAAGATCACAATGTTTCGAGATCTTAGGGTCAGAGGGTTTGTAGGTGGAGGGGGACAGATTCCCAGGTCTGGATATGTTTGGAGCTGGGGACAGGGGCCCAGAGATCCCAGGGCCTGGGTGCCAGAATAGGTCCCCTGCTCCCTGTAGGGCCTCTCCCCTGCCCACCAGTAGTCTGTGCCATCTACAGGCCTGGGGTGGCTCACCGCAGACGGAGCCTTGGTCAGGGCCATCTTCCCGGCCAAGTGGGCCTGCATAGCACCCAGCTTCTCCTTCTCCAGCACCAGCTGTGAGGACGGGCACAAAGTGAGGCCTCAGCCTGGCCTGTCTCTGCCACATTTTTGCCCAGGCTATGGTCTTCCCGGGAgtgccctgccccctccctccctttatGCCAACCCCCATCCCAGGTGAGCTTGGCCCCTGGCATAGGGTGGACAAGGTTCACCCACCATCTCCCCCAACCATATCACCTGCTGCTCCAGAGACTGCACCACCTCCCTCTGGAGGAGACACTGTGCCCTGCCCTTCTCATCCAGGAGATGGTCCGCCTGGCAGTGCCTGAGTAGGGGGAAGGGTCCAAACATGGTGGGCCTGGCCTCTTGGCTCAGCGTTCCCAGTGGGGAGGGCCTGACTCTGGGAGGTCCCTCCTCAGAGTCTCAGCCTCCCTCCACTCTCTCTACCTCGGTCTCCCTCTTGCACGTGTCATTCCTTCAACACATGCTACTTGGCGTCTGCTGTGCGCCAGGCCTGAGCTCACTGCTTGAGCTTAGCCAGGGTGCTGGAGATGTTGTTAAGGGTGGTGAGCTGAGAGTGGGCCAGGTAGGTGAGTGCAGGAAAGgcattgcagttaaaggcgacaGCCTGTGCAAAGCCTGGTGGTGAAGAGGATAGGATACATTGAGTTGCCACTGATAGCTGGGTATGGTTggagaagggtgtgtgtgtgtgtgtgtgtgtgtgtgtgtgtgtgtgtgtctgtctgtcatgGGGCAGAGCGGAGgcagcaagtgtgtgtgtgtgtgtgtgtgtgtgtgtgtgtctgtcatgGGGCAGAGCGGAGgcagcaagtgtgtgtgtgtgtgtgtgtgtgtgtgtgtgtctgtgtctgtcatGGGGCAGAGCGGAGGCAGCAATGGCCATTGTGAGGAGTTGGGACAATGGGGATCAGTAGAATCAGGCTGGTGTCTTGGCATGAGGGGTAGCAGGGCAAAGCAGTTAGGAGTGTGGATTCCAGAGcctggttgcctgggttcaagtcccagctctgtcacttaggaCTCGGTGATCAAGACACTTAACTtctttggcctcagtttctttgtctgtaaaatggaggtaaataATAGTACACCTCTAATATTATTATTCCCCattatatagatgaggaaaccgacgctcagagaagctaagtaacttgcccaagatctcacAGCCAGTGAGTGatagagcagggatttgaacccgcAGTCTCAGCTTTTGCCTCTTTCATCTTACTACCTATCAGAATGAGGTCTGCATGGAGACCTGCACCCCAGATCTCCCACAAACTGGGGACTCCCCTGGACTTAAATGGGCTTGGGCCACTCACTTGAGGAAGTCCTCTGGCTCCTCGAAGACCTTCTCGCATCCAGGCCACTTGCAGACACCATTTGCCAGCAATGAGTAGGAGCCTTGGGGCATGGTCGAAAGGGTGCTGGGGGGACAGAGGGTGTCAGGGGAGGGGATGGCAGGGCAAGGGTCCTTCCCAGCCCTGCCCGCTGACCTGTCTTTCCTGGATGCACTGGGGCTTGGGAAGGTGCAGAGCAGTGTGGGTTCCCTGGACACCCACTCCAGGCTGGCCATGTTGATCCCTGCAGATGGGGACAGGGCACCTCTGGGGTCTGCGGGCCGGGCTCTAGAGCTCGGTCCACAAGGCCTCTCATTTTTAGCTTCCCACCCCGCTGAGCCTCACaggccctgactcccagggggcTCTGTTGTCCCTAACGTCCAAGGTTTCTGGTGGAGCAGCTCAAAGACTGCCATTTGTTAGTGCTGACATTTCGACTAACTTTGCAAAGATCTGCAGTTCTGTGATGTTGACATTCTGCATCTTTAAGGCTCTGAGCCTGACATTTTTTGGAGGTTGGAGTTTCCAAGATGATAAGACCTGACGCCTCTGACCTCCTGAGGGCCGTGATTCAGCAGCCTACACTGCTCACGTTCAAGGACTTGGGGCTTTGGGGTTCTGTGGAGCTGCGGGGTGTCGTGTTACCAGGTGGCAGGCCGGGCCGGGCCTTGAGGGAGAAGACCCCAGTGGCAGCAGTGGGCGGTGGGAGGCTGATCATAGCTGGGCTGTCCAGTGGGCGCACCTGCAGCATGGGGGTCCGGGCATGGGCATCCACCGTTGAGAGCTGGGGGCACATAGGGGCCATGGTTCAGCCTGCCTCCCCCCCCCCAATTCTCCCACCTGCTCCATCCTCCCTGCCCGTTCAGGGTCAGTACCTGGTGCGTGAAGTGTGGCCTGTCCTGGAGGAGTGCCTGCAGGTGGGGTGAGGGACCCAGCCGTGCTCCGGAGGGTGCCACCATGACTAGGGGCACTGTGGGCAGCTGCGGGGAGAAGGCAGGCAGGTGAGATGCCATCCTCATCCTCACCGTTCTACATGTTTAATTCATTCACTCCTCATCACAACCCCACGTGGTAGGTACTGTGaccatcctcattttacatatgtggaaactgagacttagggagattgagtgatttttttcaagAGTAAACAGCTAATATGTGGCAGACCTGGCCTCAACCCTGTCACCTCACCTCCTTGGGCCCCACTTCTCTCCTCCATCACATGGGGATGGGGACACATGGCCATGCCTGTGGGACCATGAAAGGGTCTCCTCTTCTGAGACGGATTGGGAGGTCGAGGAGAGCCTCGAATCTTTGAGACCTGCTAAGTGGGGACTTTCTTGGCCCTGCGACATCTGCATAAGTCACAGACTTGCCTGGGACCCAGAAAACCACTTCCTGTGCCCCAGCTGGGCCCCCCGCCCGGTGCCACAGTAAAGGTCGGCACCTGTAGGCCCAGGTACCCCACCCTGTCTGCCCCATCCTGAGCCCTTGGCCTCACCTGCAGCTGTGATGGTGGCATGGGGttcaaggaagaggaggaggcatgGGCCCCACCTCGGAGGTCCCGACCCTGGAAGGCTGCCCCTGGCCCCTTGGCCCCAAGCAGGTCTGAGGCCTTCGGTGCAGCTCTCCAGCTGGGCGAAGTTCCTGGTGTTGGGCCGAGTGCCAAGGAAGGGGCCGAGGGCTTGGCTGGCCTGGGGTTGGGCATTGGGTCCTTGTCTGAGGGCAGGCTGTGGGGACATAGGGGGAAGGAGTTACACATGTACTGGGGGCGGTGGGGGGGTGCGAAATACTCAACCACTTGAACCACTCGGATGCCCCCTCTGGTCAGAGCAGGCATTGGCTGGGGCATGTCCCAAAGAGCCTCACAGCTGGACCCCCAGCTCTAGTcatgtatgtgtgcacacacacattggTGTCAGCAACACAGGTACGCATGTGTCTCCATGCATGCCCCATGTGCACACGTGCACGGGTCCAGCACATAGCTTGCCTCCGCATGTGGGTACAGCCCTGGTGGGGATGAGTCCTCCACGAGGGCAGTGGGGAATTCAGTGCGGTTTGCAAGGCCTCAGCCGGAGCGGGTCTCAGCTCTTCCCCCCACCCACTTGAGGCTTGTCTCCAAGCCTCAGCACTCCGGTCCTCCCTGTACCCTGCATAGGCCACACAACCTTTGCTGATTCCGCTGGGGCTGGTCTCTGCCTCTCCTGGCAGCATTATTTTCCCTCAGTGACTTGGGCATATCTGGGAGTGGAGGGGGGCATGGACTCAAAAGTTCCCTCCGGCTGCTGTGAGTGGGACAGACTCTAGGAGGGCGAGGGCAGAAGCAGGGGGACTAGTGAGGACCCTACTGTAACAGTTCAGGCAAGCGATGATGGTGGCACAGGCCaggatggtggcagtggagatggtgagaagtAGGTAGATTCTGAGTGTGTTTTGAAGGTGGAGTCAGGAAAATTTGCTGGCACCTTGGATGTGGGGGGTGAGAGAGGGAGGGTCAAGGTGACTTCTGGGTATTAACCTGAGCAGCTGGAAGGACAGAGCTGACATGACCTGAGATGGGGGAGACGGGGGGAGTAGAGTTGGGTGTGATGATCCAGGTGTGGATGGACACGAAGAGTCTGATGTTAAACATGCGAGTGGAAATGCTAAGTGGGCAGCTGAGTACAGGAGTCTGAAGCTCAGACAGGGGCAGGGTCTGATCATTTCTGGGCTCCTGCCCTGCACAGAGCTGGCATGGCAGGtgccagagaggaagagagacaggctCTTGAGCCAGGGCCTGTGGGAGCTCCTCGACTCAGCCCCCATCAGAgttcaccccaatctctgctccCCAAGCCTGActccaagcctttgctcatgctatTTGCCCTACCTGGAATGcctgctcttcttcctcttcccctatCCAGAAAGCCCTACATAATGGCTCCAGGCCCCTCTGCCGAGCTCTAGAACCTTACACTCCCCAATCGGCAGGGCTTTGGTTGCTCAGAATCCTGTAATCCCAGCCTGAGGGGAAgctagagctggaagggactgcCTAGTCCAATCTCCATTTTACTGAAGGGAAACCCAGGTGCACAGTCCCATGGTGACTTGAGAGCTCCACTTCTTTCTCCAgaaagtgtgcgtgtgtgcacattTCACAAGCCACCTGCtgtggggctgtgtgtgtgtgtgtgtgtgtgtaactccccaccccaccccaccccaccccacagcaCTGGGTTGGACGCATGGCTGCTGATAGCAACCCCGGGGAGTACAAGGAGGGTTCTAGGGGAGCAAtgctccttcctttctttgctgGCAGCTGATGGGGGTTGTCAGAGCTgtcctgctgagggaggagagtgTGAGAATCCAGGTATTAAACCCTCAGTCTCTCGGGGGCAGCCCAGGTCTATGGAGGCTCAGAACAAGGGCCTGAGAGAATGTCGATGACCATGAGgaggtgagtgaatgaatgaaggcggAGATAGGGATGAtgtttctataagccaaggaacgccaaagattgccagcaaaccatcagaagctaggagagaggcacgaacagattctctctcacggcactagaagaaaccaaccctgccgacaccttgatgtagggcttctggcctccagaattgtgagacaagaaatttctgctgtttaagcccctcagtttgtggtactttgttacagaaaCCTGAGTAAAGTGAGACCGATTTTGGTGAGTGAGTGGATGTTTTCCACCACTCTGGCCTGGCCCACGCGTCTGGCCTGTGGTCACTTCTGAAGCTGCCTGGACACTTGGCGAGAGCTTATAAGAAATCTCCTCAAACACATCTGGAACAGCCTGACTCAGGAAAGCATAGATACATTCTCAGAAAGGGGACGTGGATATGGTCTGTCTGGTGGTGGGGTACCTGGAGGGCCGGGCTGGGCAGCTGGCTTCCTGCACTGTCTGTTGGGGCGTCCCTT is a window encoding:
- the FOXP3 gene encoding forkhead box protein P3, with amino-acid sequence MPNPRPAKPSAPSLALGPTPGTSPSWRAAPKASDLLGAKGPGAAFQGRDLRGGAHASSSSLNPMPPSQLQLPTVPLVMVAPSGARLGPSPHLQALLQDRPHFTHQLSTVDAHARTPMLQVRPLDSPAMISLPPPTAATGVFSLKARPGLPPGINMASLEWVSREPTLLCTFPSPSASRKDSTLSTMPQGSYSLLANGVCKWPGCEKVFEEPEDFLKHCQADHLLDEKGRAQCLLQREVVQSLEQQLVLEKEKLGAMQAHLAGKMALTKAPSAASSDKGSCRIVATGTPGTTVPAWPGPQEAPDGLFAVRRHLWGSHGNSTFPEFFHNMDYFKFHNMRPPFTYATLIRWAILEAPEKQRTLNEIYHWFTRMFAFFRNHPATWKNAIRHNLSLHKCFVRVESEKGAVWTVDEFEFRKKRSQRPSRCSNPTPGP